A genomic region of Dactylococcopsis salina PCC 8305 contains the following coding sequences:
- a CDS encoding DUF2779 domain-containing protein codes for MARNRRTNRFKYPEFKRKKLEQVNDLIAQGIYHLHDLPEDFPLTEKQAQAVEEKLNPEFIVNEQGILEKLLQLEYPLYFFDFETLNPAIPRFEGLQPYQQFPFQYSCHILHENGKLEYHTYLHENETDPREKIIESLLETLGEKGSIIVYYQPFEAKRLGELAEQFPEYSTQLNAIKERLWDQWEIFKNDYQHPDFGGSTSLKKVLPVLVPEMSYDDLEIRDGDDAQAIWDLVIQGKAGDEKEKKLEDLKTYSEQDTYAMVAIHQTFLETIIPNMKQ; via the coding sequence TTGGCAAGGAATCGAAGAACCAACCGTTTTAAGTATCCCGAATTTAAGAGGAAAAAATTAGAGCAAGTTAATGATTTAATCGCACAAGGAATTTATCACCTCCATGACTTACCCGAAGATTTCCCCCTAACCGAAAAGCAAGCGCAAGCAGTGGAAGAAAAGCTAAATCCTGAGTTTATTGTTAATGAACAGGGGATTTTAGAGAAACTTTTACAGTTAGAGTATCCGCTTTATTTCTTCGATTTTGAAACTCTAAATCCAGCGATTCCTCGCTTTGAAGGATTACAACCTTATCAACAGTTTCCGTTTCAATACAGTTGTCATATTCTCCATGAAAATGGTAAGTTAGAGTATCACACTTATTTACACGAAAATGAAACTGATCCGAGAGAAAAGATTATTGAGTCACTGTTAGAGACACTAGGAGAAAAAGGTTCAATTATTGTTTACTATCAACCTTTTGAAGCAAAACGGCTGGGAGAATTAGCGGAGCAATTTCCAGAGTATAGCACCCAGTTAAATGCAATTAAAGAACGCTTATGGGATCAATGGGAAATCTTTAAAAATGACTATCAACACCCAGACTTTGGCGGTTCAACTTCTCTGAAAAAAGTGTTACCTGTCTTAGTTCCAGAAATGAGTTATGATGACTTAGAAATACGGGATGGAGACGACGCACAAGCGATCTGGGATTTAGTAATTCAGGGAAAAGCAGGTGATGAAAAAGAAAAAAAATTAGAGGATTTAAAAACTTATTCTGAACAAGATACTTATGCAATGGTGGCGATTCATCAGACTTTTTTAGAGACAATAATTCCGAACATGAAACAATGA